The following are encoded together in the Bradyrhizobium algeriense genome:
- a CDS encoding GntR family transcriptional regulator — MSLDDLRTPTPPSGAEAETPVRRVDRPSSLRNKVTRAEELRLQLADEIVRGVLAPGSALDETDIARRFSVSRTPVREALRQLVASGLVEARAHRGAVVAQPSLDRLTEMFEAMAELEALCAGLAAERMPPGDRQKLEAVHEELRVLSHAGNPERFHEVNERFHNAIYAGSQNGYIAEMTLATRVRVQPFRRAQFRNLGRLAKSHAEHDRVVVAIMRGDKAGAAAAMRAHIELVRGEYELYAVSV, encoded by the coding sequence ATGAGTCTTGACGATCTTCGCACGCCAACGCCGCCATCCGGCGCGGAGGCCGAGACGCCGGTCCGGCGCGTCGATCGGCCTTCGTCGCTGCGGAACAAGGTCACGCGCGCGGAAGAGCTGCGGCTGCAGTTGGCCGACGAGATCGTGCGCGGCGTGCTGGCGCCGGGATCGGCGCTCGACGAGACCGATATCGCGCGGCGCTTTTCCGTGTCGCGCACGCCGGTTCGCGAGGCGCTGCGGCAACTGGTGGCGAGCGGGCTGGTCGAAGCCCGCGCCCACCGCGGCGCCGTGGTCGCGCAGCCCTCGCTGGATCGTTTGACTGAAATGTTCGAGGCGATGGCGGAACTGGAAGCGCTGTGCGCCGGGCTCGCGGCGGAGCGGATGCCGCCGGGGGATCGCCAGAAGCTGGAAGCGGTCCACGAGGAATTGCGGGTGCTGAGCCACGCCGGCAATCCCGAACGCTTTCACGAGGTCAACGAGCGCTTCCACAACGCGATCTATGCCGGCTCGCAGAACGGCTATATCGCCGAGATGACGCTGGCGACGCGGGTGCGGGTGCAGCCGTTCCGCCGCGCCCAGTTCCGCAACCTCGGGCGGCTGGCGAAATCGCACGCCGAGCACGACCGCGTCGTGGTCGCCATCATGCGCGGCGACAAGGCGGGTGCAGCGGCCGCGATGCGCGCC